One Entomomonas asaccharolytica DNA segment encodes these proteins:
- a CDS encoding DnaJ C-terminal domain-containing protein translates to MQFIDYYKVLGVEPTADDKTIKAAYRKLARQYHPDVNKEAGAEDKFKEVAEAYDVLKSPEKRAEFDQLREYAQHGGNFEVPPNWQSQAGAGNGGFHFETDGDMGDFSDFFESIFGAGRRASSARSNTGSAGFSFKRAGRDIELELPIFLEEVVSGDSKAISFKVPSYDANGQRQADITKSLNVKIPKGVVSGERIRLKGQGAPGIGGAACGDLYLIIKFAPHPDFDVKDYDLTLSLPIAPWETALGAKVAIPTLAGKVNINIPENSQAGQKFRVKGKGLPKKKDGDAGDLYVMLKVVMPPTLNEESKTLWQELAAKNSFDPRTGGKK, encoded by the coding sequence ATGCAATTTATTGATTATTATAAAGTATTAGGAGTAGAGCCTACTGCTGATGATAAGACGATTAAGGCTGCTTATCGTAAGCTGGCGCGGCAGTATCATCCTGATGTAAATAAAGAGGCAGGAGCAGAAGATAAGTTTAAAGAGGTTGCTGAAGCCTACGATGTATTAAAAAGCCCAGAAAAAAGGGCTGAATTTGATCAGTTACGTGAATATGCACAACATGGAGGTAATTTTGAGGTACCTCCTAATTGGCAATCACAAGCAGGTGCTGGAAATGGTGGTTTCCATTTTGAAACAGATGGGGATATGGGCGATTTCTCAGACTTCTTTGAGTCTATATTTGGTGCAGGACGTCGTGCAAGCAGCGCACGAAGTAATACTGGCAGTGCTGGATTTTCTTTTAAACGAGCTGGGCGTGATATTGAGTTAGAGTTACCCATCTTTCTAGAAGAAGTTGTTTCTGGTGATTCAAAAGCGATTAGTTTCAAAGTTCCTAGCTATGATGCTAATGGTCAGAGACAAGCGGATATTACTAAAAGCTTAAATGTAAAAATCCCAAAAGGAGTTGTATCAGGTGAACGTATCCGTTTAAAAGGACAGGGCGCACCTGGAATTGGAGGCGCAGCTTGTGGTGATTTGTATTTAATTATAAAATTTGCTCCTCATCCTGATTTTGATGTTAAAGACTATGATTTGACTTTATCATTACCAATAGCGCCTTGGGAGACTGCATTGGGTGCTAAAGTAGCTATCCCTACATTAGCAGGTAAAGTAAATATTAATATTCCTGAAAATAGTCAAGCAGGCCAAAAGTTTAGGGTTAAAGGCAAAGGTTTACCTAAGAAAAAAGATGGCGATGCTGGTGATTTATATGTGATGTTAAAGGTAGTTATGCCTCCAACATTAAATGAAGAATCCAAGACTTTATGGCAAGAACTTGCAGCTAAGAATTCTTTTGATCCACGTACAGGGGGTAAAAAGTAA
- a CDS encoding chaperone modulator CbpM, which translates to MVTVYVYNVRELCQAIHISEHSLVEIVEHGIVEPEGESISEWVFDTQALALVRKAVRLQRDLELDWSATALAISLLEQIDQLHTDNEYLKRRLKRLELTQIKLL; encoded by the coding sequence ATGGTTACTGTGTATGTTTATAATGTACGAGAATTATGCCAAGCTATTCATATTTCTGAACATTCTCTAGTTGAAATTGTAGAGCATGGTATTGTCGAACCAGAAGGTGAGTCTATCTCAGAGTGGGTATTTGATACACAAGCATTAGCACTGGTTAGAAAGGCAGTGCGTTTACAACGTGATTTGGAACTGGATTGGTCTGCTACAGCCTTAGCTATTAGTTTGTTGGAGCAAATTGATCAATTACATACAGATAATGAATACTTGAAACGGCGCTTAAAAAGGCTAGAGTTGACTCAAATTAAGTTGCTTTAA
- a CDS encoding response regulator: MSDAHATLLIIDDDRVVRASIAAYLEDSGFTVLQSADGAEGLAIFESKRPDLVICDLRMPRLGGIDLIRHIVKIDPELPVIVVSGAGVMNDAVEALRLGAVDYLIKPIEDLAVLEHSIKRSLERAKLAKENHLYQLQLQESLNLLKEDQDAGHRAQMNMLPETPWNTNGLHFAHKVIPSLYLSGDFVDYFRIDDERVFFYLADVSGHGASSAFATVLLKFITTSWLYKLHRKGLVRDLKPSILLGHINKGLIDSKIGKHVTMVMGIINEKNNTLTYTMGGHLPLPVLNSEGKGHYLEGTGKVVGLFEDAVFEDIKIQLPTSYTLTLLSDGILDLLPGNDLKEKEVLLPKLIAENDGSLESLLNALGLAELEASPDDISLLFIRGNAI; encoded by the coding sequence ATGTCAGACGCTCATGCCACCTTATTAATAATTGATGATGATAGAGTGGTACGTGCGAGTATAGCGGCCTATCTAGAAGATAGCGGCTTTACCGTATTACAATCAGCAGATGGTGCCGAGGGGCTAGCGATATTTGAAAGCAAGCGTCCTGATTTGGTTATTTGTGATTTACGAATGCCAAGACTAGGTGGCATTGATCTGATACGACATATTGTGAAGATAGATCCAGAGCTTCCCGTAATAGTCGTTTCTGGTGCAGGCGTTATGAACGATGCTGTAGAAGCTTTACGTTTAGGCGCTGTTGATTATTTAATTAAACCTATTGAAGACTTAGCTGTTCTTGAACATTCAATAAAACGCAGTTTAGAACGTGCCAAGTTAGCAAAAGAGAATCATCTCTATCAATTGCAGTTGCAAGAAAGCCTTAATTTATTAAAAGAAGACCAAGATGCAGGGCATCGGGCGCAGATGAATATGCTACCTGAAACGCCTTGGAATACTAATGGTTTGCATTTTGCTCACAAAGTTATTCCTTCATTGTATCTGTCTGGTGACTTTGTGGATTATTTTCGCATAGATGATGAACGAGTTTTCTTTTATTTGGCGGATGTTTCTGGGCATGGTGCTTCTTCTGCATTTGCTACTGTTTTATTAAAATTTATTACAACTAGTTGGTTGTATAAATTGCATCGCAAGGGATTGGTTAGGGATTTAAAGCCATCTATTTTATTAGGCCATATTAATAAAGGACTGATAGATAGTAAAATAGGCAAGCATGTAACCATGGTAATGGGTATAATTAATGAAAAAAATAATACACTCACTTATACAATGGGGGGGCATTTGCCGCTCCCTGTGCTGAATAGCGAAGGAAAAGGGCATTATTTAGAGGGAACTGGGAAGGTTGTAGGCTTGTTTGAGGACGCTGTGTTTGAAGATATTAAAATACAGTTACCAACAAGTTATACATTAACGTTATTGTCTGATGGTATTTTGGATTTATTGCCTGGTAATGATCTTAAGGAAAAAGAGGTATTGCTTCCCAAATTGATTGCAGAAAATGATGGTTCATTAGAGTCATTATTAAACGCACTAGGTTTGGCTGAGTTAGAAGCATCACCAGATGATATATCATTATTGTTTATACGCGGAAACGCCATATGA
- a CDS encoding STAS domain-containing protein: MSIEHSTGKILYTEQDDLFVLKLTGDVRLTLCTALDTAISKLFAENKFKGVTLDLTEAVSLDSTTLGLLAKLSILAKQSINVLPTLETSNEDIIRLLDSMGIKDSFNITEGKQEQWLDLKDLTSDVCSEAFVKEKVLEAHKILMDVNDNNKAAFKDLVSTLEAQ, encoded by the coding sequence ATGAGTATTGAGCATTCAACAGGGAAGATTTTATACACTGAACAGGATGATCTATTTGTTTTAAAATTAACAGGAGATGTTCGTTTAACATTATGTACAGCTCTTGATACAGCAATTTCCAAGCTGTTTGCTGAAAATAAATTTAAAGGTGTTACTTTAGATTTAACAGAGGCAGTGAGTTTAGATAGTACAACATTGGGTTTATTAGCTAAGTTGTCTATTTTAGCTAAGCAATCAATTAATGTGTTGCCTACTTTAGAAACTTCTAATGAAGATATTATTCGTTTATTAGATTCTATGGGTATTAAAGATTCTTTTAATATAACAGAAGGTAAGCAAGAACAATGGCTTGACCTTAAAGATTTAACTTCTGATGTTTGCTCTGAAGCTTTTGTAAAAGAGAAAGTATTAGAAGCTCATAAAATCTTAATGGATGTTAATGATAATAATAAAGCGGCATTTAAGGACCTAGTAAGTACTTTAGAGGCACAATAA